A stretch of Kaistella flava (ex Peng et al. 2021) DNA encodes these proteins:
- a CDS encoding response regulator transcription factor, whose protein sequence is MHKKKILLIDDEVDILEILSYNLEKEGYLVTTATNGNEGIQKAKEMIPDLILLDVMMPEKDGIETCQELRQIKELQNTLIVFLSARSEEFSQLAGFQAGANDYVVKIIKPKVLTSKINALLQLTSKVSNDAKVLKIGDLVIDKDNVKVTKSGQHFLLPKKEFDLLYLLASNTEKVFKREEILEKVWGNDVVVGERTIDVHIRRLREKLGINTIQTLKGIGYKLVV, encoded by the coding sequence ATGCACAAGAAAAAGATTCTTTTGATCGACGATGAGGTTGATATTTTAGAAATCCTCTCTTATAATCTGGAGAAGGAAGGATATTTAGTTACCACCGCAACCAACGGAAATGAAGGAATCCAGAAAGCAAAAGAAATGATTCCTGATTTGATTCTCCTCGATGTAATGATGCCGGAAAAAGATGGAATCGAAACGTGTCAGGAACTTCGCCAGATTAAAGAATTACAAAATACACTCATCGTATTTCTTTCTGCCCGAAGCGAAGAGTTTTCTCAATTAGCAGGTTTTCAAGCTGGAGCAAACGATTACGTAGTGAAAATCATTAAACCGAAAGTCCTTACTTCAAAAATAAATGCGCTTTTACAATTAACTTCAAAAGTTAGTAATGACGCAAAAGTCCTTAAAATTGGCGATTTGGTTATCGATAAAGATAATGTAAAAGTCACCAAAAGTGGACAGCATTTTTTACTCCCTAAAAAAGAATTTGATCTATTGTATCTTCTTGCTTCAAATACTGAAAAAGTGTTTAAAAGAGAAGAGATTTTAGAAAAAGTTTGGGGAAATGATGTCGTTGTGGGCGAAAGAACCATCGATGTTCATATCAGAAGATTACGTGAAAAATTGGGAATTAATACTATTCAAACTTTAAAAGGAATCGGTTATAAATTAGTTGTGTAA
- a CDS encoding sensor histidine kinase → MKFYRLTFLASLFLTGVMLLLIYVFDEAKHYFSNSDWQFFGTMLISSIALLIINYVVVDFLFNFYGKRQIRKISTILPEELTDEDNDLNFKELGQRVSDLNLKNTTEIDTMKEMETYRKEYMGNISHEMKTPLFTIQGYVDTLLEGGVENLAIRDKYLERIDKSVERLLNIVKDLDMINQFESGEIILTKSRFDLNHLIRELIDILDLEAQKKNTRIVLQTSSNQIFVIADKQKISQVLINLISNAIYYSNRESATVTVKTKVQNQKILVEVEDNGMGIKPEMLHRIFERFYRIESSRNRNDGGSGLGLAIVKHILEAHQENISVESTYLEGTRFSFSLQKAI, encoded by the coding sequence ATGAAATTCTACCGGCTTACTTTCCTTGCCTCTTTATTCCTTACTGGGGTGATGCTTTTGCTCATCTATGTTTTTGATGAGGCGAAACACTATTTTTCCAATAGCGATTGGCAGTTTTTCGGTACCATGCTTATTAGTAGTATTGCACTGCTAATTATCAATTATGTGGTCGTCGATTTTCTCTTTAATTTTTATGGAAAAAGACAGATCAGAAAAATCTCAACTATTTTACCAGAAGAATTGACGGACGAGGACAATGATTTGAATTTTAAAGAATTGGGTCAAAGAGTTTCTGACCTCAATTTGAAAAACACGACCGAAATCGATACGATGAAAGAAATGGAAACCTATCGTAAAGAATATATGGGGAATATTTCGCACGAGATGAAAACGCCGCTTTTTACCATTCAGGGTTATGTCGATACTTTGCTGGAAGGTGGCGTAGAAAACTTGGCGATTCGGGATAAATACTTAGAAAGAATTGATAAATCCGTTGAACGGTTATTGAATATTGTCAAGGATTTAGATATGATTAATCAGTTTGAAAGTGGCGAGATAATTTTAACTAAAAGTCGCTTTGACCTTAATCATCTTATTCGCGAACTCATCGATATTTTGGATTTAGAAGCACAGAAAAAAAACACTAGAATTGTTTTGCAAACGAGCTCTAATCAAATATTTGTCATTGCGGATAAACAGAAAATTTCTCAGGTTTTAATCAATTTAATTTCGAACGCAATCTATTATTCTAATCGCGAAAGTGCTACTGTTACCGTGAAAACTAAAGTTCAGAATCAAAAAATATTGGTTGAAGTAGAAGATAACGGCATGGGCATCAAACCAGAAATGCTGCATCGGATTTTTGAAAGATTCTATAGAATAGAATCGAGTAGAAATAGAAATGATGGCGGTTCGGGACTCGGGTTAGCAATTGTAAAACATATTCTGGAAGCGCACCAGGAAAATATTTCTGTAGAAAGCACTTATTTAGAAGGAACGCGATTCAGTTTTTCTTTGCAAAAAGCAATTTAG
- a CDS encoding IS1096 element passenger TnpR family protein, with product MVYKLRIILDTKEDIFRDIEIKDKQNLWNLHLGIKSAFSLMGDDLSIFNILDKDGIVVKTVPLEDMSDDGDGEIMSDVYINEVFTKPGDKIHFQYGFMDLWEFFCELVEIIDEKCVVNYPITVFRFGKLPLKAPSKTGAKSKKNGVMPLLDDDFPSFEDELKATSFEDEDEDDFDDDDDFDDNDDFDDDED from the coding sequence ATGGTTTACAAACTCCGAATTATTTTAGACACCAAAGAAGATATTTTCAGGGATATTGAAATCAAAGACAAGCAGAATCTTTGGAACTTGCATTTAGGAATTAAAAGTGCATTTTCATTGATGGGAGATGATTTGTCTATTTTTAATATCTTAGATAAAGATGGTATTGTGGTGAAAACCGTGCCGCTTGAGGATATGAGCGATGATGGTGATGGCGAGATCATGTCTGATGTTTACATCAACGAAGTATTTACAAAGCCTGGTGACAAAATTCATTTCCAATATGGATTTATGGATTTGTGGGAATTTTTCTGCGAATTGGTAGAGATTATTGATGAGAAGTGTGTTGTAAATTATCCGATTACTGTTTTCAGATTTGGAAAATTACCGCTGAAAGCACCAAGTAAAACTGGAGCAAAAAGCAAAAAGAATGGAGTAATGCCATTGTTGGATGATGACTTCCCAAGTTTTGAGGATGAACTTAAAGCAACGAGTTTTGAAGATGAGGATGAAGATGATTTTGATGATGACGACGACTTCGATGACAATGATGATTTCGATGACGACGAAGATTAG
- a CDS encoding alpha-amylase family glycosyl hydrolase yields the protein MKRLILLAILSLGVISCSTQKNTKKMDLPSEWKHTTNIYEVNVRQYTQEGTFRAFEKEMPRLKEMGIKTLWFMPITPISQEVKKGSMGSQYAAHDYVSINPEFGTMEDFKHMVDEAHKMGFKVIIDWVANHTGWDHVWTKTHPEYYLHDADGKFHIASGMDDIIELDYSNPQMRQAMIDAMSFWVKEANIDGFRCDLASWVEVDFWEQARPEVEKIKPLFFIGEFDELENPEYGKVFDASYSWTWMHKTEDYYKNNLPLSDLKDLLQKYSAIGDQSMRAWFTSNHDENTWNGTEYEKYGVIAKPLAVFSVTWDGIPLVYSGQELPNMKRLEFFEKDVIEWNGNYEMAPFYKTLLNLKTNNPALRGGDPAASTHLLKTSADDKVMAYVRKNGKDEVLTVLNFSKENVSFTIDDENVSGTFKNVFSGPVKDFAQDKSFFLPIGGYAVMEK from the coding sequence ATGAAAAGACTGATTCTTTTAGCAATATTAAGCTTGGGAGTGATTTCCTGCAGCACTCAAAAAAATACAAAAAAAATGGATTTACCCAGCGAATGGAAACATACCACTAATATATACGAAGTTAACGTCAGACAATATACCCAGGAAGGAACCTTTCGCGCTTTCGAAAAAGAAATGCCGAGACTGAAAGAAATGGGTATTAAAACGTTATGGTTTATGCCGATTACTCCAATTTCTCAGGAAGTGAAAAAGGGAAGTATGGGAAGTCAGTATGCAGCGCACGATTATGTTTCGATTAATCCGGAGTTCGGTACGATGGAAGATTTTAAACATATGGTTGATGAAGCTCATAAAATGGGTTTCAAAGTAATCATCGATTGGGTGGCTAATCATACTGGTTGGGATCATGTTTGGACTAAAACTCATCCTGAATATTACCTGCACGATGCCGACGGAAAATTCCATATCGCTTCTGGGATGGATGACATTATCGAACTGGATTATTCAAATCCTCAGATGAGACAGGCGATGATTGATGCCATGAGTTTTTGGGTGAAAGAAGCCAATATTGATGGATTCCGGTGTGACCTTGCAAGTTGGGTCGAAGTGGATTTTTGGGAACAGGCAAGACCGGAAGTTGAAAAAATAAAACCACTTTTTTTCATCGGCGAATTTGATGAACTCGAAAATCCGGAATACGGAAAAGTTTTCGATGCAAGTTATAGCTGGACTTGGATGCACAAAACTGAAGACTACTACAAAAACAATTTACCGCTTTCTGACCTGAAAGATTTGCTTCAAAAATACTCTGCAATTGGAGATCAATCAATGAGAGCTTGGTTTACAAGTAATCACGACGAAAATACCTGGAACGGAACTGAATATGAGAAATACGGAGTTATTGCGAAACCTTTAGCCGTATTTTCTGTGACATGGGATGGAATTCCATTAGTGTATTCCGGTCAGGAATTACCGAATATGAAACGCTTAGAGTTTTTTGAAAAAGATGTTATTGAATGGAACGGTAATTATGAAATGGCACCTTTTTATAAAACTTTATTGAATTTAAAAACCAATAATCCAGCGCTACGAGGTGGAGATCCAGCTGCTTCAACTCATTTATTAAAAACTTCTGCAGATGATAAAGTCATGGCATATGTTCGTAAGAATGGAAAAGATGAGGTGTTGACGGTTTTAAATTTTTCAAAGGAAAATGTATCATTCACGATTGATGATGAAAATGTTTCTGGAACTTTTAAAAATGTTTTCAGCGGTCCAGTGAAAGATTTTGCACAAGATAAAAGTTTTTTCTTGCCGATTGGCGGATATGCTGTGATGGAAAAATAA
- a CDS encoding GreA/GreB family elongation factor: MNKSEILQIIQDKLSEKIATLERMISETRASNNETKSSMGDKYETSREMVQQQINNLQVQLNENLQARNSLKIINTNLHQKIGLGSLVQTDKGLFYIAVSLGEITFKDKKIFVISTESPLGKSLFGKKKDDEISLNNTKQTIQNLW, translated from the coding sequence ATGAACAAATCCGAAATCCTTCAAATCATTCAAGATAAACTTTCAGAAAAGATCGCAACTTTGGAAAGAATGATATCTGAAACTCGAGCATCAAACAACGAAACCAAAAGTTCGATGGGCGACAAATATGAAACTTCACGGGAAATGGTTCAGCAACAAATCAACAATCTGCAGGTTCAGTTGAATGAAAATCTTCAGGCTCGAAATTCTTTAAAAATAATCAATACGAATCTTCATCAAAAAATTGGGTTGGGAAGTTTAGTTCAAACTGATAAAGGATTGTTTTACATTGCCGTTTCATTGGGTGAAATTACTTTTAAGGATAAGAAAATTTTCGTTATTTCTACGGAAAGTCCTTTAGGTAAATCGTTATTCGGTAAAAAGAAGGACGATGAAATTTCTTTAAATAATACCAAACAAACGATTCAGAATCTTTGGTAA
- a CDS encoding thymidylate synthase, with amino-acid sequence MQNYLDLLQHILDNGTDKTDRTGTGTRSVFGYQLRYDLSKGFPMVTTKKVHLKSIIYELLWFLKGDTNIKYLNDNGVSIWNEWADENGDLGPVYGAQWRSWTGANGKVVDQITEVIDQIKKNPDSRRLIVSAWNASEIQNMALAPCHALFQFYVADGKLSLQLYQRSADVFLGVPFNIASYALLLMMVAQVCDLEVGDYVHTFGDVHIYNNHFEQVNKQLSRTPKPLPTMKLNPEIKDIFDFDFEDFTLENYSPDPGIKAPVAI; translated from the coding sequence ATGCAGAACTACCTTGACCTCCTTCAACATATTTTAGACAACGGAACCGATAAAACCGATCGAACCGGAACCGGAACCAGAAGCGTTTTTGGTTACCAACTGCGTTACGATCTTTCAAAAGGTTTCCCGATGGTGACGACTAAAAAAGTCCATTTGAAATCGATAATTTATGAATTGCTTTGGTTTTTAAAAGGCGATACGAATATTAAATATTTGAATGATAACGGCGTTTCAATCTGGAATGAATGGGCAGATGAAAACGGTGATCTCGGTCCTGTTTACGGCGCACAATGGAGAAGTTGGACTGGTGCCAACGGAAAAGTAGTGGATCAGATTACGGAAGTCATTGATCAAATCAAAAAGAATCCAGATTCGCGACGATTAATTGTTTCTGCCTGGAATGCTTCGGAAATCCAGAACATGGCTTTGGCGCCTTGTCACGCTTTGTTTCAGTTTTATGTAGCCGATGGAAAATTATCGCTTCAATTGTATCAAAGAAGCGCAGATGTTTTTCTGGGAGTTCCTTTTAATATTGCGAGTTATGCTTTGTTATTAATGATGGTTGCTCAAGTTTGTGATTTAGAAGTGGGCGATTATGTACACACTTTCGGTGATGTTCATATATATAACAATCATTTCGAGCAAGTTAACAAACAACTTTCTCGTACGCCGAAACCTTTACCAACGATGAAACTCAATCCAGAGATTAAAGATATTTTCGATTTTGATTTTGAGGATTTTACTTTAGAAAATTATTCACCAGATCCGGGAATTAAAGCGCCGGTTGCGATATAG
- a CDS encoding M1 family metallopeptidase, whose product MKKLFISISLLGILFSGNVFAQTETSGRAEVYRASHTKMTELKHTKLKVNFDYQKEQMGGEEWLTAAPYFYPTDSLVLNAKAMLIHEVALDKNGSKTPLKYEYKEDMLKINLDKTYNKDQDYTVYIKYTARPNEVTQKGSAAITDAKGLYFINAQGKDPDKPTQIWTQGETESSSVWFPTIDKTNQKTTEEIYMTVPDKYVTLSNGIMKSSTKETNGLRTDHWVMDKKHAPYLFFMGVGDYAIVKDKWRNLDVDYYVEKEYEPYAKQIFGNTPEMMEFFSKRLNYDYPWSKFAQITGSDYVSGAMENTTAVLHQESAQQKPGDLIDENRWEETIAHELFHHWFGDLVTAESWSNLTVNESFANYSQYLWNEHKYGKDVADYGLMKEIKGYMMDPSNISKDLVRFNYHSREDMFDGVSYNKGGAILHMLRNYLGDDAFFAGLNDYLKTYEYGTGEAHQLRLSLEKVSGKDLNWFFNQWYFGSGNPKISYTTNFEPVKKQVTVTINQAQGSQNFQFPLAIDLYENGKPTRKNVWVDAKEKNNFTFTVSKNPELVNINADGVLLAEFTDNKTADQYFTQYQNSKEFLSRYIAVENAAENVAKNPAFLKVLVAGLKDSNFRIRMKAVSGLDLSKPDQAKAAIAEVEKMASNDPKTLVQGAAISALAKTKDKKYLPLFEKGLNAVSNSVKANSLTGIAAVDPTRAASLAEKIDLEGASDDLIGELLPIIVKNKIEKQMPAIAATAAFYPFLKFQNPELGASAEEGFNWIMSSDNLKATENLTKVLTQVKGQIGSNPQAKMMIVQILKDGLAKKMIVLKANPSSPTINQQIDLINKAIEAYK is encoded by the coding sequence ATGAAAAAGCTATTCATCTCCATTAGTTTACTCGGAATTCTCTTTTCGGGAAATGTTTTTGCGCAAACCGAAACTTCCGGCAGAGCCGAAGTTTACAGAGCGTCGCACACGAAAATGACCGAACTGAAACACACGAAACTGAAAGTCAATTTCGATTACCAAAAAGAACAAATGGGTGGTGAAGAATGGTTAACTGCCGCGCCATATTTCTACCCGACCGATTCTTTGGTTTTGAATGCGAAAGCAATGTTGATTCATGAAGTTGCTTTAGATAAAAACGGAAGTAAAACTCCTTTGAAATATGAGTATAAAGAGGATATGCTCAAAATTAATTTGGATAAAACCTATAATAAGGATCAAGATTATACGGTTTATATCAAGTACACCGCTCGTCCGAACGAAGTGACGCAAAAAGGAAGTGCTGCAATTACAGATGCAAAAGGTCTTTATTTTATTAATGCTCAAGGAAAAGATCCAGATAAACCAACTCAGATTTGGACTCAGGGAGAAACGGAATCAAGTTCGGTTTGGTTTCCAACAATCGATAAAACCAACCAAAAAACGACCGAGGAAATTTACATGACCGTTCCCGATAAATACGTGACTTTATCAAACGGAATTATGAAATCTTCGACCAAAGAAACAAATGGTTTAAGAACCGATCATTGGGTTATGGACAAAAAACATGCGCCATATTTGTTTTTCATGGGCGTAGGAGATTATGCGATTGTAAAAGATAAATGGAGAAATCTCGACGTCGATTATTATGTGGAGAAAGAATATGAACCTTATGCAAAACAGATTTTCGGGAACACACCGGAAATGATGGAGTTCTTTTCTAAAAGATTAAACTACGATTATCCGTGGTCTAAATTCGCACAGATTACTGGCAGCGATTATGTTTCCGGCGCGATGGAAAATACAACGGCGGTTCTTCATCAGGAATCTGCTCAACAGAAACCGGGAGATTTAATTGACGAAAACCGTTGGGAAGAAACCATTGCGCACGAATTATTTCACCACTGGTTTGGCGATTTAGTTACCGCTGAAAGTTGGAGTAATTTGACCGTCAATGAATCTTTCGCCAATTATTCGCAATATCTGTGGAACGAACATAAGTACGGAAAAGATGTGGCTGATTACGGTTTGATGAAAGAAATTAAAGGATATATGATGGATCCTTCGAATATTTCAAAAGATTTGGTGAGGTTTAATTATCATTCTCGTGAAGATATGTTCGATGGTGTTTCTTATAATAAAGGTGGCGCGATTCTTCACATGTTAAGAAACTATTTAGGAGACGATGCATTTTTTGCTGGCTTAAATGATTATTTAAAAACCTATGAATACGGCACTGGCGAAGCGCATCAACTTCGATTGTCTTTAGAAAAAGTTTCAGGAAAAGATTTAAACTGGTTTTTCAATCAATGGTATTTCGGCAGTGGAAATCCAAAAATTTCATACACCACGAATTTCGAACCCGTTAAAAAACAAGTTACCGTAACGATTAATCAAGCTCAGGGAAGTCAGAATTTTCAGTTTCCTTTGGCTATCGATTTATATGAAAACGGAAAACCGACGCGTAAAAATGTTTGGGTAGATGCGAAAGAGAAAAATAATTTCACTTTTACGGTTTCAAAAAATCCTGAATTGGTTAATATTAACGCTGATGGAGTTTTGCTTGCCGAGTTTACTGATAATAAAACTGCTGATCAATATTTTACCCAATATCAAAATTCAAAAGAATTCTTGAGCAGATATATTGCAGTCGAAAATGCAGCAGAAAACGTTGCGAAGAATCCTGCTTTTTTAAAGGTATTGGTTGCGGGCTTAAAAGATTCGAACTTCAGAATCAGAATGAAAGCAGTAAGTGGTTTGGATTTATCTAAACCTGACCAGGCAAAAGCAGCGATTGCTGAAGTTGAAAAAATGGCTTCTAATGATCCAAAAACTTTAGTTCAAGGCGCGGCGATTTCTGCTTTAGCAAAAACAAAAGACAAAAAATATCTTCCTCTTTTTGAAAAAGGACTGAATGCTGTTTCTAATTCAGTAAAAGCAAATTCCCTGACTGGCATTGCAGCAGTTGATCCTACAAGAGCAGCTTCTTTAGCTGAAAAAATTGATTTAGAGGGAGCGAGTGATGATTTGATTGGCGAACTTCTTCCGATTATCGTCAAAAATAAAATCGAAAAACAAATGCCGGCGATTGCCGCAACAGCAGCGTTTTATCCATTTCTAAAGTTCCAGAATCCTGAATTGGGTGCTTCAGCAGAAGAAGGATTTAATTGGATCATGAGTTCTGATAACTTGAAAGCTACCGAAAATTTAACCAAAGTTTTAACCCAGGTTAAAGGTCAAATTGGAAGTAATCCACAAGCGAAAATGATGATTGTACAAATTCTTAAAGATGGTCTTGCCAAAAAGATGATCGTTTTAAAAGCCAATCCTTCAAGTCCAACGATTAATCAACAAATTGATTTGATTAATAAAGCAATTGAAGCGTACAAATAA
- a CDS encoding dicarboxylate/amino acid:cation symporter — protein MKDIMKNYSGIILLLGGIMVGSLIGIFFPNFVSYLKPLGDIFLNLLFVSVVPLIYFAVANSIASVEKGGKFGKIISSMIFTFLLFIIIAALFTIAVVYFFPTEALPSTSKEMIENSGNDTWGDRIVSFFTVGEFAELFSRKNMLALLIFAFLTGTAARKAGEAGEVFRTFLASGYEVMKELLLLVMKVAPIGLGAYFAFQVATIGPQLFGFYAKPLGLYYTSGIVYFFVFFTIYAFAAKGKTGVRQFWTNNIYPSLTAISTCSSFATMPANLQAAAKIGIPDSIANIVIPIGSTLHKNGSSMSSIIKIYVAFLIIGKDFFDPMNLLLALGITIFVSIVAGGIPNGGYIGEMLMISVYQLPVEAIPAVMIIGTLVDPLATVLNSTGDTVAAMFVTKISGEKFEEPKEFAP, from the coding sequence ATGAAGGACATTATGAAAAACTATTCCGGTATTATTTTACTCTTAGGTGGAATTATGGTCGGAAGTCTTATTGGAATATTTTTTCCCAATTTTGTCAGTTATCTGAAACCGCTTGGAGACATTTTTCTGAATTTACTTTTCGTAAGCGTAGTTCCTCTTATTTATTTTGCCGTTGCAAATTCTATTGCAAGCGTCGAAAAAGGCGGAAAATTCGGAAAGATTATTTCCTCTATGATTTTCACCTTTTTACTCTTTATCATCATTGCGGCACTTTTTACCATCGCTGTGGTTTACTTTTTTCCGACCGAAGCTTTGCCTTCAACTTCCAAAGAGATGATCGAAAATTCCGGAAACGATACTTGGGGCGACCGAATCGTAAGCTTTTTTACCGTGGGTGAATTTGCTGAATTATTTTCCAGAAAAAATATGCTGGCTTTGTTGATCTTTGCATTTTTAACAGGTACAGCAGCCAGAAAAGCGGGAGAAGCGGGAGAAGTTTTCCGAACTTTTTTAGCTTCGGGTTACGAAGTTATGAAAGAACTTCTACTTCTTGTGATGAAAGTGGCGCCCATTGGTTTAGGTGCGTATTTTGCTTTTCAAGTCGCCACAATCGGGCCTCAACTTTTTGGATTTTATGCAAAGCCGCTCGGCTTATATTATACGTCAGGTATTGTTTATTTCTTCGTTTTCTTTACGATTTATGCATTTGCAGCAAAAGGTAAAACAGGAGTTCGACAATTCTGGACGAACAATATTTATCCGAGTTTAACAGCAATTTCAACGTGCAGCAGTTTTGCTACAATGCCGGCAAATTTACAGGCAGCCGCAAAAATCGGAATACCCGATTCTATTGCCAACATCGTGATTCCAATCGGAAGTACGCTGCACAAAAACGGCTCCTCCATGTCTTCTATCATTAAAATTTACGTTGCATTTCTAATTATTGGAAAAGATTTTTTCGATCCAATGAATTTACTTTTAGCCTTAGGAATCACAATTTTTGTGAGTATCGTCGCAGGAGGAATTCCTAATGGTGGCTATATCGGAGAAATGTTGATGATCTCGGTTTATCAATTACCTGTGGAAGCGATTCCCGCGGTAATGATCATCGGAACTTTAGTTGATCCTTTAGCAACAGTTCTTAACTCAACCGGAGATACGGTTGCTGCAATGTTTGTCACGAAAATATCCGGAGAAAAATTTGAGGAACCGAAAGAGTTTGCGCCTTAA
- a CDS encoding DnaJ C-terminal domain-containing protein, translating to MAYIDYYKVLGIDKKATADEIKKAYRKLARKYHPDVNPGDKESERKFKELNEANEVLSNPANRTKYDQYGENWKHGEQYEQAQQHQRSQQSRQGRGYGGFSEADFGEGADFSDFFQSMFGGGGGGFSSGSRGSASGKFKGQDVEATLSLELRDAAKTHQQTFDINGKKVRITIPAGVSNGQKIKLKGHGNPGHNGGPNGDLFITFNIEEDHQFKRMGNDLSSDLEIDLYTAILGGETLVKTLDGTVNLKVKPETQNGTKVKLKGKGFPVYKREGEFGDLYVTYIVKMPTSLTDQEKELFLQLKNLAK from the coding sequence ATGGCATATATCGATTATTACAAAGTTTTAGGCATTGATAAAAAAGCGACTGCCGACGAAATAAAAAAAGCCTACCGGAAATTAGCCCGGAAGTATCATCCTGATGTGAATCCTGGCGATAAAGAGTCAGAGCGAAAATTCAAAGAACTTAATGAAGCGAATGAAGTATTGAGTAACCCTGCCAATAGAACCAAGTACGACCAATACGGTGAAAACTGGAAACATGGTGAACAATATGAACAGGCTCAACAACATCAACGTTCTCAACAAAGCCGCCAGGGTAGAGGATATGGTGGATTTTCTGAAGCCGATTTTGGTGAAGGAGCCGATTTTTCTGATTTTTTCCAAAGTATGTTTGGTGGTGGAGGTGGCGGTTTTTCAAGTGGTTCCAGAGGAAGTGCGTCTGGGAAATTTAAAGGTCAGGATGTAGAAGCGACTTTGAGTTTGGAATTACGTGATGCTGCGAAAACCCACCAGCAGACTTTTGATATCAATGGTAAAAAAGTAAGAATTACAATTCCAGCTGGAGTTTCTAATGGACAAAAGATTAAACTCAAAGGTCACGGAAATCCCGGTCATAATGGAGGACCGAACGGAGATTTGTTCATTACTTTTAATATTGAAGAAGATCATCAGTTTAAAAGAATGGGCAATGATTTGAGTTCAGATCTTGAAATTGATTTATATACTGCTATTCTTGGTGGTGAAACTTTAGTGAAAACACTTGATGGAACGGTTAATTTAAAAGTAAAACCAGAAACGCAAAACGGAACTAAGGTTAAATTAAAAGGCAAAGGTTTTCCGGTCTATAAAAGAGAAGGTGAGTTTGGGGATTTGTATGTCACTTACATTGTAAAAATGCCAACGAGCTTAACTGATCAGGAAAAAGAGTTATTTCTTCAACTTAAAAATTTAGCAAAATGA
- a CDS encoding chaperone modulator CbpM produces MSERISREELVRIYNVEITFFDSLEEAGLLTTETEDDIKYLQYDDLSAFEKFTNWYYDLEVNLAGLEVINHLLSQIEKMRRENERISKLI; encoded by the coding sequence ATGAGCGAAAGAATATCACGAGAAGAATTAGTGAGAATCTACAATGTTGAGATTACGTTCTTCGACTCTTTAGAAGAGGCAGGTCTGCTCACCACCGAAACAGAAGACGACATCAAATATTTGCAATATGATGATTTATCTGCTTTTGAGAAATTTACCAATTGGTATTATGATTTAGAAGTGAATCTGGCGGGATTGGAAGTTATCAATCATCTATTGAGCCAGATTGAAAAAATGAGGCGTGAAAATGAAAGGATTTCAAAGTTGATCTAA